ACCGGATCGATCTCTTCTATCAGCACCGCGTCGATCCGAACGTGCCGATCGAGGACGTCGCGGGCGCGGTGAAGGAGCTGATCCAGCAAGGCAAGGTCAAGCACTTCGGATTGTCCGAAGCAGGCGTGCAGACCATCCGGCGCCCGCATGCGGTCCAGCCGGTCACCGCCCTCCAGAGCGAGTACTCCCTGTGGTGGCGTGAACCCGAGAAGGAGCTCCTGCCGACCCTGGAGGAGCTCGGGATCGGCTTCGTGCCCTTTTCCCCGCTCGGCAAGGGCTTCCTCACGGGCGCGATCAGCGAGAGCACGACGTTCGACAGCAAGGATTTCCGTAACATCGTCCCGCGCTTCACTCCGGAAGCGCGAAAGGCGAACCAGGCCCTGGTTGATCTTCTCGGCGCAATCGCGGCCCGCAAGCAGGTGACACGAGCCCAGCTCGCGCTCGCCTGGCTGCTGGCCCAGAAGCCGTGGATCGTTCCCATTCCGGGGACCACGAAGCTGCATCGCCTGGACGAGAACATCGGAGCGGCGGCCGTCGAGCTGACGCCCGATGAGCTCCGAGACCTCGCAGGCGTCCTCTCGGAGATCAAGGTGCAAGGGGATCGGTATCCCGCGCACCTTCAGGCAAGGGTCGGTCGCTGAGCTCGAAGGGTTGAGGAAACAAGACGCCTGCCACCCGCACCGCACGAATGCGACGACACTACCGAGGTGCTCGGGTCGCACTGTTAAGCACCGCTTAAGAGCCTATTGGCTCCCTGGCACGTAGTCATCCGCGGGCTCGGGTGTTCATCTATTCGTGAACGGGGCGCAACGGCCCCGACCCCACACCCCCCTGGAGAAACATGCTCACCGTCAATGCCTACGCGGCCACGGCCGCGACAACCCCCCTGGGTCCGACGACCATCCAGCGTCGTGACCTCGGCCCGCACGACGTCCTCATCGAGATCAAGTTCTGCGGCATCTGCCACTCCGACATCCACCACACTCGCAGTGAGTGGGGTTCGCAGACCTACCCCATCGTCCCCGGCCACGAGATCGCCGGGATCGTCGCCAAGGTCGGCTCCAAGGTCACCCGGCATGCAGTCGGAGACCGCGTCGGCGTCGGCTGTCTGGTCGACTCCTGCGGCGATTGCGCGAACTGCCGCAAGGGTGAGGAGCAGCACTGCCTCAAGGGGAGCACCCTGACCTACGGCAGCATCGGGAAGGACGGCCAGCTCACCCAGGGCGGCTATTCCACCCACATCGTCGTGACCGAGGACTTCGTCCTCAAGATCCCCAAGGGCATCGAGCTCGACGCCGCCGCGCCGCTGCTGTGCGCCGGCATCACGACGTACGCGCCGCTGCGCCATTGGGGCGCCGGCCCTGGCAAGAAGGTGGCCGTCGTCGGCCTGGGCGGGCTCGGGCACATGGCCGTCAAGCTCGCGCACGCCATGGGGGCCGACGTCACCGTCCTGTCGCAGTCGCTCAGCAAGAAGGAGGACGGCCTGCGCCTCGGTGCGGACCACTACTACGCCACGAAGGACCCGGAGACGTTCAAGAAGCTCGCCGGCTCGTTCGACCTCATCGTGAACACGGTGAGCGCGAAGATCGACCTCGACGCCTACCTGTCACTGCTGGCCCTGGACGGCGCCCTGGTCAACGTGGGCGCACCCGCGGAGCCGCTCTCACTCAACGTGTTCTCCCTCCTCATGCCCCGCCGGTCGTTCGCGGGTTCGCTGATCGGCGGCATCCGCCAGACGCCGGCTTCTCCATCAACACCCTCACGCTCTTTGGCCTCACCCTGGCCACGGGCCTGGTGGTGGACGACGCCATCGTCGTCATCGAGAACATCGAGCGCCTGATGGTGGAGAAGGGCCTCGGTGCCCGGGCGGCCGCGCGCGAGGGCATGAAGGAGGTGGCCGGCGCGGTGGTGGCCATCTCCATCGTGCTGGTGGCGGTGTTCGTCCCGGTGGCCCTCTTCCCCGGCACCACGGGCATCATCTACCGGCAGTTCGCCCTCACCATCGCCGCCTCGGTGGGCCTGTCCACGGTATGCGCGCTCACGCTCACCCCCGCGCTCTCGGCACTGCTGCTCAAACACCACTCCGGGCAGAAGTGGATTTTGTTCCGCAAGGTGGACCAGGTGCTCGACTGGACGAAGCGGGTCTACGGCGGAATGCTGCGCCGCCTGCTCGGGCACCCGATCGCGGTGCTGCTCGTCTTCGTCGCCTTCCTCGGCGCCACAGTGGCCCTCTTCCGCGTGGTGCCCACCGGCTTCATCCCGGACGATGATCAGGGCTATTTCATCATCTCGGTCCAGGGACCCGAGGGCATGCCGCTCGTCCGCACGGAGAAGGTGATCGAAGAGGTGGAGGAGATCGTGCGCGCGCAACCCGAAGCGCGCGTCGTGTTCGTCCTCGTCGGCAGCGCGCTGGGCAATAACGGCCCCAACCTGGCCCAGGTCTGGGTGAACCTCCAGCCCTGGGAGCAACGCAAGGGCGAGGAGCATTCGGTGGCCGCGATTCTACCTTCAGGCCGAGCAGCAGTTCCGCGACACGCCGCAGGACATCGGCGCCTTCTACGTGCGCAGTGACAGCGGGGAGATGATTCCGCTCGAGTCGCTGGTGAAGGTGACGCCCACCACGTCCGCCCAGGTCATCCGCCGCTACAACCTCTTCCGCTCCGCGGAGCTCAACGGCCAGGCGGCCCCCGGCGTCTCCTCCGGCCAGGCCATGTCCGCCATGGAGGAGCTGGCCGCGCAGGTGCTGCCGCAGGGCACGTGCGCCGAGTGGTCCGGCCTCTCCCTCGAGCAGAAGGAGAGCGGCGGCCAGACGCTCCTCATCTTCGGGCTGGGCCTGCTCTTCGTCTTCCTGGTGCTCGCCGCCCAGTACGAGAGCTTCACCCTGCCCCTGGTGGTCATCCTCTCGGTGCCCCTGGCGGTGCTGGGCGCCTTGGGGTTGCAGGTGATGCGCGGGCTGTCCAACGACGTCTTCTGCCAGGTGGGACTCGTCATGCTGGTGGGACTGGCGAGCAAGAACGCCATCCTCATCGTGGAATTCGCCGAGCAACTGCGCGAGCAGGGACGCAGTGCAGTGGAGGCCGCCATCGAGGCCTCCGAGGTGCGCCTGCGCCCCATCCTCATGACGTCCATCGCCTTCCTGCTGGGCGTGGTGCCCCTCATGCTGGCCAAGGGTGCCGGCGCCGCCGCGCGCAACAGCCTGGGCACTACGGTCTTCGGAGGCATGCTGGTGTCCACCGTCGTCAACCTCGTCTTCATCCCCGGCCTCTACGTGCTCATGCAGAAGCTGCGGGGCGAGTCGAAGCGCTCGCGCGATGAGGAGGAGGAAGAGGAGGGCCTGCCCGCGGTGCACTCTCCTTGATTCGTTTCCGGGGCGTACGTCCTCCATGGAAGGTCATCATCATGAAAGGGTTACCTTCATGCCGCTCTCCCGTCGTTCCGTCCTGGGTGTCTTCACCGCATTGGCCTCGCTCCCGGTCCTGGGTCAGGTGAAGGGCAAGTCGAAGGCCATGCGAATTGGAATCATCGGAGCTGGGTGGATGGGCGGTACGGTTGGCCGGGCATGGGGGCGGGCGGGGCATGAGGTCCTTTTCTCCTCACGTCACCCAGAGGAGCTCCGTCCCGTGGCGCGCCAACTGGGCCCGCGCGCCTCGGTGGGTACGCCGCGTGACGCAGCCGCGTTCGGCCAGGTCGTACTGTTCGCCGTACCGTACGGCGCGCTGCCGCAGCTTGGGCGCGACCTGCAGGAGGTGCTGGGCGGCAAGGTCGTGCTCGACGCCTGTAACCCCTACCCGGGCAGCGACGACGAGGCCTTGGTGCGTGAGGCGCACGCCAACGGGGTAGGCACCACTTCGGCGAAGCTCCTGCCGGGCACGCGGCTGGTGCGCGCCTTCAGCGCCGTCGACGCCACCGCCGTCGAGGCGTCGCCCTCCCAGCGGACCGGGAAGCTGGCGGTGCCCATCGCCGGGGACGACGCCCAGGCGGTCGAGGTGGCCGTGCAGCTTGTGCGGGACGCGGGCTGTGAGCCGCTCGTGGTGGGCAACCTCGCCGCGGCTCGCGGTTTCCAGCGTGGCGGCCCGGGCTTCCGTGCCAACACGACGATGGCGGACCTGCGCCGGCGGCTCGGCCTGCCCCCAGGGGATTGAACCCAAGGTCGCGCTCGGGCCTCGTCTCCCAACGCTCACTCCCACAAAGAGGACACCTACGATGGCCATCAGTGTCAGCCCGGGCATCATTGTGACCCCGCTCGCCAAGGACGAACTGACCGGGCCGCGGGGCGAAGGGTACCGGCGCATGATCGAGGTGTCCGCGGCCGGGTGTCCCGGCACTCCAGACGAGGTGGGAACTGTTGGCGCGCTGCTCATGGGCCCGGACGGTGGATTCATCACCGGCAGCGATTTCCTCATGGATGGCGGAGTGACCGCCGCCTATTGGTACGGCGAACTCGCTCCGCACTGAGCGGAGCTCCAGCTCCTCTCCTTCGCTTCCGGCACGCTTCGTAGGACTCAGGGGCGGACGAGGATCTTCAAGGCTTCGCGCTTGTCAGCCCGCCGGCACCTCGTCGAGGCTCACCGTGCGGTCGAAGACCTTGCCGGGGTGGACCTTGCCCTCCAGCACGTCGGGCAGCAGCCGCTCGATGTACGCGCGGACGGGCGCCGGTCCGCCAGTGAGCGTGATGTTGGGACCGAACAAGCTGCCGAAGCCAATGGGCGCGTCCTCGTACTGCGGCACGCCGACGCGGCTGATGACGCCACCCGGCCGCACGACGCCGACGGCCATACGGTCGTGCGCGGGCTCATGCCCGCCTTGAACGCCGCGTGGTACCCGGTGCCGTAGACATCGGACAGGGTCAGGCGGGAGGTCCGTGCCGGCGACGTCATCTGGACGCCGCCGGGCGTGAAGCATTGGCACGGCGCGACGGCGACCAGCCCGATGACGCACATCGCGATTCAGGAGCACGTGAATGGCAAGGTCGTCGATTGGATGGAGCAGGTCAGCGATGAGCAATACCGCGCTCCCGCCGACGCGAGTGGCTCAGACGCCCAAAGCGACCGTTCGTAGGGGCCCACGTTCTCCCAGCGCTGGCATCGACAGCGTCGCTGCACAAGGTCTCTCGTGCATGTCCACGAAGTGCTCCTCAATGACGATATCCACCTCCACGCGCGGGTGTCGGACGTGGCCGGGGGCTGGCTGGCCGGGCTGACCATCGCCTCGGCCTGCGCGGCCCCGTACGACGCCCTCGCGAGGCGCCGAGCGGACGCGCTTGCGCTACGCGCGCTCGAGGCTCGCGATGTCGATGACGAAGCGGTAGCGCACGTCGCCCTTCATCATGCGCTCGTAGGCCTCGTTGATCTTCTGGATGGGGATGATCTCGATGTCCGACACGATGTTGTGCTTCGCGCAGTAGTCGAGCATCTCCTGCGTCTCGGCGATGCCGCCGATCATCGACCCGACCAGGCGCTTGTTCCCGCCGATGAGCGAGAACGCGTGCACGGGCACCGCCTCCGGCGGCACGCCGACCACCACCAGGGTGCCCTGGGGGCGCAGCATGCCCAGGTACTGGTTGTAGTCATGCGGGGCGGAGATGGTGTCGATGATGAGGTCGAAGCGGCCCGACAGCTTCTTGAAGGTGTCCGCGTCCTTGGTGACCGCGAAGCCCTGGGCGCCCAGGCGGCGCGCGTCGGCCTCCTTGGTGCGGGACGTGCTGAGCACCGTCACCTCCGCGCCCATGGACGCGGCGAGCTTCACGGCCATGTGGCCCAGCCCACCCAGGCCCACCACGCCCACGCGGTCGCCCTTCTTGCAGTTCCACTGGCGCAGCGGCGAGTACGTGGTGATGCCGGCGCACAGCAGCGGCGCGGCGGCGGCGGGGTCGAGCCCTTCGGGCACCTTCAGCGCGAAGTGCTCGGTGACGACGATGCGGGACGCGTAGCCGCCGTAGGTCGGCGTCTTCCGGTCCATGTACGTGCCGTTGTACGTGGCGGCCATGCCCCGCTCGCAGAACTGCTCCAGGTCGCGGCGGCACGTCTGGCAGTCGCGGCACGAGTCCACCATGCAGCCGACGCCCGCCATGTCGCCCACCTTCAGCTTCGTGACGTGCTGGCCCACCTGCTTGACGCGGCCGATGATCTCGTGGCCCGGCACCATGGGGAAGATGGCGCCGCCCCACTCGTCACGGGCCTGGTGGATGTCGGAGTGGCAGACCCCGCTGTAGAGGATGTCGATGAGCACGTCATGGGGGCCGACCTCGCGCTGCTCGAACGAGAAGGGCGCCAGCGGCTTTCCAGCGGCGGGGGCGGCATAGGCAGGAGTCTTCGGCATGTGGTTCTCCTTAGGGAGTTTTCGTGACCTGGGGGCCACTCGCCCCCAGGTATGCGCTCCGGGAACAGCGGGCGAAACTGGCAGGATCCACATGGGCCATTTAGAAATACTTCAAGATGGCCTTCACACCGCTCAATGCCCTGAATGCGTTCCTCGCCGTGGCCCGGAAGCGCGGCTTCACGGCCGCCGCCGCCGAGCTCGGCGTCTCTCCGTCCGCGCTGAGCCAGTCCGTCCGCCAGCTCGAGGAGCGGCTTGGCGTCCCCCTGCTCACGCGGACCTCCCGAAGCGTGGCGCTGACGGAGGCGGGGCGGCGCCTGCTGGAGAACGCCGGGCCGGCGGTGGACCAGGCACTGGAGGCACTGAAGACGGCCGCGGTGCAGCCCGGGGAGGTGACGGGCCGGGTGCGGCTGACGGTTCCCGCCATCGCGGTGTCCACCCTCATCGCGCCGCTGCTGCCACGGTTCCTCGCGCGCTACCCGAAGGTGGAGGTGGACGTTCGGGTGGAGGACCGCTTCGTGGACATCGTGGCCGAGGGGCTGGACGCGGGGATCCGGCTGACGGAATCCATCGAGCGGGACATGGTGCAGGTCCGGCTGTCGGACGCGTGCCGGTTCGTGGTGGTGGCCGCGCCCTCGTACCTGGAGCGGAGGGGCACGCCGGAGACACCGGACGACCTGCTGTCCCATGACTGCATCTGCATCCGCTCCACCACGACGTCAGGCATCTACCAGTGGGAGTTGGAGCGCGGGCCGCGGAGCTGGCGCGTGCCGGTGCAGGGGCCCGTCATCACCTCGGACAGCCACCTAATGCTGCGGATGGCGGAGGCTGGGGTGGGGCTCGCCTACGCGTTCGAGCCCATGGTGACGGAGGAACTGCGGCGAGGCACCCTGCGCGTGGTGCTGGAGCCCTACGCGGCGTTGGTGCCGGGCCTGTTCCTCTACTTCCCCAGCCGCGCGCAGGTATCGCCCGCGCTGCGGGCCTTCGTGGACGTGGCCCGCGAGGCGGCGCCACGGAAGAAGAGGGAGGCCCCGGAAGGCGCACGGGGTCCCGCGAGCCCGCGCCCACCGCGAAAAGCATGACCCCAGGCCGCGTGCCTGATTGGCGCGAACCAACAAGACGGGTGGGCACGCCGCACCTCCGATGGAGGGACTGACTGCTGCACACTGTCAACCACCGGTTCACAGCCTGTTTGCTCCCTGAACGTAGTCATTCGAGGGGCTGGAGCGTACTTCTATTCGTGGACGGGGCGCACCGGCTCCGGACCCGATCGACACGCCGAAGGTCCAACAAGAAAGATCATCATCATGAGAAAGATCATTGTGTTTTTAGGACTTCTGATCAGCTCATTCTCGGTAATGACTGCCTGCAGCCCGCTGGCGAGTCCGGCGAGAAACCTGGCGCTCGGAGATATGTCCAATGGCGCGGACAATTTCTACACGAGCGATAGGGTAACCATGCAGAAGGTTACCTTGAAGAATCAATACAAGATGAACGTCGCAGGGAATCTTTTCATTCCCAAGGACTTGAATCGGAATGCGAAGAATCCGGCGATCGTCGTCGGGCATCCCATGGGTGCGGTGAAAGAGCAAAGTGCGAATCTGTATGCCACGAAAATGGCTGAACAGGGATTCGTTACTTTGTCCTTGGATCTGTCTTTCTGGGGCGAGAGTGGTGGCCAGCCTCGCAACGCTGTTTCGCCGGACATCTATGCCGAGGATTTCAGTGCCGCGATCGATTTCCTGGGCACCCTGCCATTTATTGACAGGGAGCGGATTGGTGCCATTGGGATTTGCGGCAGCGGGAGCTTTGTCATCAGTGCGGCCAAGATTGATCCGCGCATGAAAGCCATCGCGACAGTCAGCATGTACGATATGGGCGCCGCCAACCGAAACGGGCTCAGGCATTCCGTGACCCTCGAGCAGAGAAAGAAGATCCTCGAGGAGGCAGCGCAGCAGCGCCATGTGGAGTTCTCGGGAGGTGAAACCCGATACACCAGCGGGACGCCTGAGCAGCTGGATGAGAATTCAACTGCGATTGATCGCGAATTCTATGACTTCTACCGCACTTCCAGAGGTCATAGCCCGAACACCACGACGCATCCAACGCTGACCAGTAACGTCAAATTCATGAATTTCTACCCGTTCACGGACATAGAGACGATTTCTCCTCGTCCTATGCTCTTCATCACGGGTGAGAACGCTCATTCCAGAGAGTTCAGTGAAGATGCCTACAGGCTTGCCGGTCAACCCAAGGAACTGGTCATTGTTCCTGGCGCTGGCCACGTGGATCTCTACGATCGTGTCAACCTCATTCCATTTGACAAGTTGACCACCTTCTTCCGGGACAATCTGAAGTAACCCAAGCATCTCATGTCTGCTCAGGTTCAACCACGTCCGGCGAAGTCCGGTCTTCCTCTCGTCACCTACGTCCTGGGGGCCGGCACGTTCCTGATGGGAACGACCGAGTTCATCACCGCGGGCCTGCTGTCCGAAGTCGCACGCGATCTGGGAATCTCGGTCGCCAACGCGGGGATGATGATCACGGTGTTCGCCATCGGCATGATCGTCGGATCCCCTCTCATGGCGATCGCGACCCTCCGGCTTCCGCGCCGGGTCACGCTGAGTCTCGCGCTCGGTATCTTTGCCATCGGTCACGTCGTCCTGGCTGCGAGCTCGAACGTCACGCTCCTGCTGGGCGCTCGTTTTGTCACGGCCCTCGCAACCGGTGCGTTCTGGTCGGTGGCCGCGGTCGTCGCGGCGCGTGCCGCCGGCGACAAGGCGAGCGTCCGCGCCATGGGGATCGTGCAGGCGGGAGGAATGCTCGCCGTCGTGCTCGGCGTCCCGCTAGGCGCGTTCGCAGGCCAGATCATGGGGTGGCGCGGCCCGTTCAGGGCGCTCGCCGTGCTGGCGGCTGTCAGCGCCGTCATTGTCTACCGCATGGTGGCGCCCGATGACGCGAATCAACCTGGGCACGGCGATCGGCTCGTGGATCGCCGGGATCGCTCTGGAGACGTTCCTGGGTGCGACGGGACCCGTCGTCGTGGGAACCGTCATCGCCGTTCTCTACTTCATTCCGCTGGGTCTTCTGGTTGCCAGGGAGCGAACCGCTGTACCGCTCCGGCGGAGTCCACACCCATCGTCAAGCAGGGCTTGATGGCCCGTTTCCATCCCGACAAGCCGCTCGTGCCCGTGACCATCGAGCGCCGCGAGCCCGGCTCTCTTCGCCAGGAGTCCTCGCCCTCTTCCCCACGTTCCGGAGCCTCGGACTTTGGCGGTGCGGCCCGTGGGGCCGGTCGCTGCGCAGTTCATCGTGGCCAGCGCACCCGAGAGGTGCATGGCGTCACATCCTCATCGCGGCCAGCTCCTTGGCCGTCTCGACGAAGAGGCGGAGCGGGCCGGAGCGCTGCGCGCGACTTGGGTAGTAGAGGAAGAAGCCGGGGACGGTGGGCGCGTAGGCCTCGAGCACCCGCACGAGCCGCCCGGAGCGCAGATGCTCCTGCACCGCCGGCTCGAAGGCGTACGCCAGGCCCAGCCCCTCGGCCGAGAGCGCCACGCTGGTCTGTTCGTCGTTGGTGGCGACGCCGCCGCGCACCGGCACGCGCCAGTTCCTGCGCCCGCGCTCCAGCTCCCATGCGTAGGGTGTCCCGGTCGTCTGTGAGCGCAGGATGACGCATTGGTGGCGCAGCAAGTCCTCGGGACGTTCGGGAGTCCCATGGCGCGCGAGGTAGCCGGGTGCGCCCACCACCACGAAACGGAAGGGGTTGGTCAGTCGCACCTGCACCATGTCGCGCTCGAGGAACTCGCTCAGGCGTACGCCCGCGTCGTAGCCTTCCGCGACGACGTCCACGAGGCGATCCTCGATAACGATGTCCACCTCCACGCGCGGGTGGCGCGCGCGGAAGGTGGGCAGCACCGGGGTGATGACGAAGGGCACGGCCGTGCGCGGGACCGACAGCTTCAGCCTCCCCACGGCCTCCCCGGGCTGCGCCGACACCCCTTGGAGCGCGGCGAGTGCTTGCCCCAGGCCTGGGCCCGCGTCCTCCACCAGTCGCCGCCCCGCCTCCGTCAGCGCCACGCTGCGGGTGGTGCGGGTGAGCAGCACCACGCGCAGCTGCTCCTCCAGCTGCCGCACCGACTTACTCACCGCGGCCGTGGAAACGCCGAGCTCGCGTGCCGCACCGCGGAAGCTCTTGAGGCGCGCGACGGCAAGGAACACATGGAGCTGCGGGAGGAGAACCGTCTTCATTGCAGTGGCTCCTGCGAAGCGCCGGTGGAGAGCTCCGTGACGGCCCGGCGGAGGAATGCAGCGACGTTCGGCGAAGAGGCCCTCCACTTTCAACCACCAGTTAACGGCCCGTTCGCGCCTCGCCAGCTAGTCCGCGGAGGGCACGGGGCGTACTCCTTCCATCAAGCCTGCGTCTTCAAGGAGGAAGAACATGAAGCTCTTCGCCGCAACGCTCATCTCACTGCCGCTGCTCGGCGCAGCGCTCGCCCAGACCCACCCCAAGGGCGCGCCCGCTTACGAGGCAAAGACCATGAAGATTCGACTGACGATTGGAGAGGCGGTCCTGACGGCCACCCTGCGCGACAACGAGACCACGCGCGACTTCGTATCCCTGCTGCCACTGACCCTGACCCTCAAGGACTACGCGGCAACCGAGAAGATCAGCGACTTGCCGAGGAGGCTGTCCACGAAGGGCACGCCTCCAGGCACCGATGCCTCGGCCGGAGACATCACCTACTACGCCCCCTGGGGGAATCTGGCCCTGTTCTACAGGGACTCCGGCCATGCGAGCGGGCTCGTCACGCTCGGGAAGATCGACGGTGGCGTCGAAGCCCTGAGGGAGCCCGGTCCGCTGAAGGCGAGGATCGAGCTCGTCAAGTAGGTGAGCAGCACCACGCGCAAGTGCTCCTGGAGCTGGCGCACGGGCTGACGGGCCGGAGCCGTGAAGGCGCCGAGTTCGCCCACTCCGGACGTCTACGAGGAGCCCGTGCCATCACCCAGGAGCCGGTCATGACTGCGTTGTCACAGCCCGAGGTGTCCCATCACGGACTCCAGGCACTGCCGCGGGCCACCACGCCGACACTGCGGCCCCTACGCCACGGGCTTCCTTTTGAGACGGGACAGGTGCTCCTCGCCGCTCTCCACGAAGCGTCGTGCCAGCTCGGCCAGGCCCTCTGCGCCATGCTCCAGCAGGTACGCCAGCTCCGAGGGCAGCAGCACCTTGACGGTGACGAGCTTCACCTCCCCATACGGTGTGGAGAAGTGACTCGGCAGCGTGCGTGACTCCACGCCCAGCAGCACGGCCACCCTGCCCTCCTCGGTGACGAGGGACTTGGGCATACCCTTTCCGGACACCTCCATGGAGAAGAGGCCCGCCTTCACTCCCTCGCGCACCTGCTCGTGCTCCGCGACTTCATCCGCCACACGGTCCAACAGCAACAGAGGCCACCCCTTCGAGATGTCCTTCACGGCCGCGTCCACCTCCAGGGCGAGTTCCAAGCCGAAGCCCACAGAGGGCTCCAGGCGCTCGATGAAGGGGTCCGAGAGTCCGTGCGTGACCAGCAGCGTACGCCCCGCCCCGCGACGGATGACGCTCCAGAGCTGCCGCTGGCCCGGCCACGCACCGCTCATGGCGATGGGCATGAAGACCTCTTTGTCCAGCGACCCCAGGGTGCGCCAGGCCGTCTCACGAGCGGTGTCCGCGGCCTCGAACAGCTCACGGCGCTTCCGGTGCCGCTCGAGTTCCTCCGGAGTGTTGACAGCCGGGCCTGTGACCTCCGTGAACCGAATGCCCGTAGCGCCCACGCGCTCCAGGGCCTGCTTGACGTCCTCGGAGACAATGAGATCTCCCTCATAGCCCCGGGTGCGAAACACCTGGGCGTCCCCCACCTTCGTGGGATCGATTCGCATGGCATACACAACCCGGTAGGTTCCCGTCATCTCCGGGCGCCCGTCTTCCGGCTTCCAATACTGCACCTCGCCGGACTTCTCATCGTCGATGCATTTCACGAGGTGCGTACAAACCAGGATGTAGAACGGCTCGGCGTGCGCTTCGACATCCACTGGGATGAGCTGCATGTCACCAGGAGCCATCGCGGCGAAGATGGATGCGACTCTGGCGCTGACGACAGGGACCCCAAGGCCCGCCTCGGTGAAATCCAGCACCGTCCCCTCTCCTCCACGGAGGGGAATTCTGAGTCGCCCGTCTATAGGGAGCGGCGTCCCCTTTCTGAACAGCCAATCGTCCAGATTCCGGCCCTGAGCATCCATGGGGGTGCCCAAGTCCCAGCGTCCGGGAATGTAGACATCATCATTGAGTCTGAAGTACCGCTTCAACATAGCGCCAGTCCTCAACGCGCAGCGCCTTGGGTGAGAAGCTTGTAGATCATGGAGTCCTTGTCGGTGAGTTCCCGCGCCAACCTTCGGAGTTGATCGACGAGCGCAACCCGACATTGCTGGGTGTTCTGGCAGCTTGCCGTCGCTCGTTCCAGTCGCCTGTAGACCTCCTCGTGATACGCCTGAGGGTGAGGCCCCGTGTGTCCGGGAAGTTGGACCTTGTTGGCCGGGTCCTCCATCGACATGCCTGCCTTGTCGAAGATCTGCTTGAACCGCTGCGTCCAGGGCCCGCCGCGCAAGGTGGACTTCTCGTTCTCGACGGTGGCGATGTGGTGCACCTCCGGCTTTTTTTTCGGCGGGTCCGCGCGAGCGGGAGAGCCCCTCGCAGCCATGCTCAAGACGTTGGCGGGCAGAGCGACACTGAAGGTGCCCTCGGCCACGGCGACCTTCACCTTGTCCGCTTCCTGCACTGCCGTGAGCACGTC
This is a stretch of genomic DNA from Archangium violaceum. It encodes these proteins:
- a CDS encoding NADPH-dependent F420 reductase, producing the protein MGGTVGRAWGRAGHEVLFSSRHPEELRPVARQLGPRASVGTPRDAAAFGQVVLFAVPYGALPQLGRDLQEVLGGKVVLDACNPYPGSDDEALVREAHANGVGTTSAKLLPGTRLVRAFSAVDATAVEASPSQRTGKLAVPIAGDDAQAVEVAVQLVRDAGCEPLVVGNLAAARGFQRGGPGFRANTTMADLRRRLGLPPGD
- a CDS encoding cyclophilin-like fold protein, with the protein product MKLFAATLISLPLLGAALAQTHPKGAPAYEAKTMKIRLTIGEAVLTATLRDNETTRDFVSLLPLTLTLKDYAATEKISDLPRRLSTKGTPPGTDASAGDITYYAPWGNLALFYRDSGHASGLVTLGKIDGGVEALREPGPLKARIELVK
- a CDS encoding SDR family oxidoreductase yields the protein MAISVSPGIIVTPLAKDELTGPRGEGYRRMIEVSAAGCPGTPDEVGTVGALLMGPDGGFITGSDFLMDGGVTAAYWYGELAPH
- a CDS encoding aldo/keto reductase → MRKRQLGNSGLEVSAIGLGCMGLSYGYGPATDTQEAIKLIRAAFERGVTFFDTAEAYGPYKNEELVGEALAPFRDQVVIATKFGFEFDSNGGQSGMNSRPEHIKEVAEAALKRLKTDRIDLFYQHRVDPNVPIEDVAGAVKELIQQGKVKHFGLSEAGVQTIRRPHAVQPVTALQSEYSLWWREPEKELLPTLEELGIGFVPFSPLGKGFLTGAISESTTFDSKDFRNIVPRFTPEARKANQALVDLLGAIAARKQVTRAQLALAWLLAQKPWIVPIPGTTKLHRLDENIGAAAVELTPDELRDLAGVLSEIKVQGDRYPAHLQARVGR
- a CDS encoding LysR family transcriptional regulator, with translation MAFTPLNALNAFLAVARKRGFTAAAAELGVSPSALSQSVRQLEERLGVPLLTRTSRSVALTEAGRRLLENAGPAVDQALEALKTAAVQPGEVTGRVRLTVPAIAVSTLIAPLLPRFLARYPKVEVDVRVEDRFVDIVAEGLDAGIRLTESIERDMVQVRLSDACRFVVVAAPSYLERRGTPETPDDLLSHDCICIRSTTTSGIYQWELERGPRSWRVPVQGPVITSDSHLMLRMAEAGVGLAYAFEPMVTEELRRGTLRVVLEPYAALVPGLFLYFPSRAQVSPALRAFVDVAREAAPRKKREAPEGARGPASPRPPRKA
- a CDS encoding NAD(P)-dependent alcohol dehydrogenase, yielding MPKTPAYAAPAAGKPLAPFSFEQREVGPHDVLIDILYSGVCHSDIHQARDEWGGAIFPMVPGHEIIGRVKQVGQHVTKLKVGDMAGVGCMVDSCRDCQTCRRDLEQFCERGMAATYNGTYMDRKTPTYGGYASRIVVTEHFALKVPEGLDPAAAAPLLCAGITTYSPLRQWNCKKGDRVGVVGLGGLGHMAVKLAASMGAEVTVLSTSRTKEADARRLGAQGFAVTKDADTFKKLSGRFDLIIDTISAPHDYNQYLGMLRPQGTLVVVGVPPEAVPVHAFSLIGGNKRLVGSMIGGIAETQEMLDYCAKHNIVSDIEIIPIQKINEAYERMMKGDVRYRFVIDIASLERA
- a CDS encoding LysR family transcriptional regulator, producing the protein MKTVLLPQLHVFLAVARLKSFRGAARELGVSTAAVSKSVRQLEEQLRVVLLTRTTRSVALTEAGRRLVEDAGPGLGQALAALQGVSAQPGEAVGRLKLSVPRTAVPFVITPVLPTFRARHPRVEVDIVIEDRLVDVVAEGYDAGVRLSEFLERDMVQVRLTNPFRFVVVGAPGYLARHGTPERPEDLLRHQCVILRSQTTGTPYAWELERGRRNWRVPVRGGVATNDEQTSVALSAEGLGLAYAFEPAVQEHLRSGRLVRVLEAYAPTVPGFFLYYPSRAQRSGPLRLFVETAKELAAMRM
- a CDS encoding alpha/beta hydrolase, whose protein sequence is MRKIIVFLGLLISSFSVMTACSPLASPARNLALGDMSNGADNFYTSDRVTMQKVTLKNQYKMNVAGNLFIPKDLNRNAKNPAIVVGHPMGAVKEQSANLYATKMAEQGFVTLSLDLSFWGESGGQPRNAVSPDIYAEDFSAAIDFLGTLPFIDRERIGAIGICGSGSFVISAAKIDPRMKAIATVSMYDMGAANRNGLRHSVTLEQRKKILEEAAQQRHVEFSGGETRYTSGTPEQLDENSTAIDREFYDFYRTSRGHSPNTTTHPTLTSNVKFMNFYPFTDIETISPRPMLFITGENAHSREFSEDAYRLAGQPKELVIVPGAGHVDLYDRVNLIPFDKLTTFFRDNLK
- a CDS encoding NAD(P)-dependent alcohol dehydrogenase; amino-acid sequence: MLTVNAYAATAATTPLGPTTIQRRDLGPHDVLIEIKFCGICHSDIHHTRSEWGSQTYPIVPGHEIAGIVAKVGSKVTRHAVGDRVGVGCLVDSCGDCANCRKGEEQHCLKGSTLTYGSIGKDGQLTQGGYSTHIVVTEDFVLKIPKGIELDAAAPLLCAGITTYAPLRHWGAGPGKKVAVVGLGGLGHMAVKLAHAMGADVTVLSQSLSKKEDGLRLGADHYYATKDPETFKKLAGSFDLIVNTVSAKIDLDAYLSLLALDGALVNVGAPAEPLSLNVFSLLMPRRSFAGSLIGGIRQTPASPSTPSRSLASPWPRAWWWTTPSSSSRTSSA